The Agrobacterium vitis region TCGGGCGATATGCAGGAGATTATGGGAGGCCCCGGACGCAATCTGCCGTCCGACCAGCGAGTTGGGGTCCGGATCGGCGAGGACGAAGGGCGCGCTGGCGGGGTCGGGATGCGACAGGACATGATGGGCAAAGCGGAAGGCCAGCGTTGCCTTGCCGATCCCTTCCGGCCCTTCGATCAGGATTGCATGATGCAGCTTGCCGGATTGGTAGGAACTGGCCAGAAACTGTTCCGCCGCGCCATGGCCAAACAGCCTGTCATTGGCAAAAGGCGCAATGGCGCCATCGAGAAGACCGGGCTTTTCCATCCTAGTGCCTTCCGTGGTTTTGAGGCAGGAGCGGCTTCACGGCAGCAAAAATCTCCTCGGCGATCTGCTCGATCCCGGCTCGTGCATCTACCACTCTGCAACGCGCAGGCTCGGCCCGCGCAATGGCCAAAAAAGCCTCGCGGCGGCGTTCGTGAATGGCGATTTCCTCTTTCTCGAAACGATCAGGTGCATCTTCCCCCAAAGCGCCCGCCCGGTTTTTGGCCCGCGCCAGTCCGATATTCGCCGGCAGATCCAAGATGATGGTCAGGTCCGGCACCACGCCGTCCACGGCAATTGCTTGCAGCCGCTCGATGAAGGCTGAAGAGAGATTGCCGGTCGCGCCCTGATAGACCCGCGAGGAATCCATGAAGCGATCGCAAAGGACTACATCACCCCGCAGCAGCGCCGGACGCAGCCGGGCTTCGACATGGTCATTGCGGGCGGCGGCAAACAGGATGGCTTCCATTTCCACCCCGAACGGCTCGGCGGCACCCGACAGCAGCACATGTCGCAAGGCCTCGGCACAGGGTGAACCACCCGGCTCACGGCTGGTGACAACGGCAAAGCCCAGTGGCTCCAGCGCGTTCGCCAGAAGCCTGATCTGAGTGGACTTGCCCGCCCCCTCGCCGCCTTCGAATGTTACGAATAATCCGCTGCCAACCGACACTGATCCGCTTTCTTTCCTGTTTAGAGCGTTTCCGGGCGGGAAACCGGTTTCCACTTTTCCCTGACAAACTCTAGAACCGCTGTGTAACGCAAGCTTGCGCCCTGGGAAACCTCTGTCGGCTCAAACCCAGGAAAACAGCAATTCCACCAGTGCGTCACGGGTGCGTTTGACCAGCGAGCCGAGCGTCGATGGTGACGCGGCCTGAAGCGGCATGTCGCGCAGGACCTTATCACCGAGCATGACCTTCAAATGCCCGACCTGCTGGCCCTGGGTGACGCCGGGCCGCAGCGGCCAGGGATAAATCACCTTGGCTTCCAGCTTATCGCTTGCGCCAACCGGCAGATAGACATCGACCGGCTGCGGCGAGACCAGCGGCACCTGTGCCGGTTCACCACCATAAACGCTGGCCTCGCCGATCACTTGCCCCGCCTCAAACAGGCGGCGCTTCTCAAAAGCGGAAAAGCCCCAGGCAAGCGCCTTTGCCGCATCCTCCTGCCGGGTCTTGTCACTTTCGCTGCCTGCCAGGCCCAGATAGAGCCGCACGCCATTCTGCTGCGCGGACGCGACGATGGAATAGCCCTCTCCTTCGGCAAACCCTGCTGCCAGGCCATCCACACCGGGTGACTGGCCGAGAAGCGGATTGCGATTGCGCTGGAAAATCTTGTTCCACTCGAAATCCGGCTGGGCATAAAGCGGGTAAAAATCCGGATAATTGGTCTTGAGCGCCTGCGCCAGCGTGATCATATCCTTCAGGCTGACTTTATTGCCGGGGTCGGGAAGACCGGTTGCATTGGCGAAATGGCTGTCCTTGAGGCCAAGCGCTGCCGCCCGCTCATTCATCAGCTTGACGAAACCCTGCTCCGATCCCGCCATGCCTTCGGCAAGGATAAGACAGGCATCATTGGCCATTTGCACCATAACGCCCTTCAGCAGCGCCTCCACCGGCACGCGCGAGCGCACAGCAGCAAACATCGTCGCCGTGCGCGACGGCGCGCCACCGGTGCGCCAGGCAAATTCGGAAACGGGAAAGTCCTGGGACAGCGTCAGGCGACCGGATTTAAGCGCATCGAGCACCACTTCCGCAACCATCATCTTGGAGAGAGAGGCCGAGGTGAAGGGCTGATCGCTGTTCTTTTCAAACAGCACGCTGCCAGTTTCCGCCTCGATCAGCAGGACCTGCTTGGCCTCGCTGGCATAGACGGCGGGGGTTGACGTGTCGGCTGCCGCCCCTTGCGCAAAGGCGCCGGTCTGGAGACCTATGCCGTAGAAAAGTGCTGCAAGCAGCACAAGCATCTTTCTATCGTATGATCCACCATACGCCCAGAAGCGCTTTGTGACCGGCAAGCCGATATGCATCGCCATCCTTCACCAACACTAGAGCATCGGACCGAAAAGTGGGAACCGGTTTTCGGATAACTCTGATGCGCAAACAAAAAAACTTAGAGAATCGTGCTGATCCAATTTTCAGCACGATACTCTAATATGCCGACCGCGAGAATCGCGACCGGAATATATAATGGATAGGTTTTATGGAGGAAGGCGTCTACCCTTGAAAGCGGCTAGAGCAAGGCTCGAACAAGCCTCACCCAGCGCCAGTTGGGATCAACCTTCATTGGGATTGGAATAGGCATTGGCTGTTACCGGAGCCGGGCCAACATGCCAGCCGGGCGGCAGGCCGCCATTGGACGGTGCAGCCACGGGCTTTTGACGGGTTGCGGTAGCCCGAACCGGCTGCGGTGCGACCACAGGCGCCATCTCCCGGCGAGCAACGCCGGTGCTGGCAGCATTGCGCGGCTGCGGCATCGGCTCGGCGGAGGCGATGGCCGGAGCCTGCCATTCGCGGGTCTGTTCTACGCGTGCAGGTTCAACGCGGGTCGGCTCTGGCCGCGATACGGCGACCGGCTGACGCTGGACCGGGCGCGGTGCATTGGCACTGGCGGAAGCCGGATAGGAGTTGCTGCCGTAAGCCGAGGCTGGCGCCGACGCAATAACCGGTTTTGCAGTTTTCGGCTGCGGTGCAGAGGCACTGGCCGGGCCTGCGAAACGACCGAAGAAATTCTGCTGCGGCGCATTCGACGCCACCATCACACCACTGGCGATCTGACCTCCACCGAAGGGATCGACGCCGGGAACGCGCTGGCCCTTGCGGACATAAGACGCCATCAGATAGGGCATGTCATGGCCGGTCATATCGGCTGGGCCGACATATTTGACCTTCACATGGGCCGTGCCGTGACCCTTGACGTCTAGGAGTTCGGCGGCCTTGTCGGAAAGGTCGATCAGGCGATTGGCGTGAAACGGGCCACGGTCATTGACGCGAACAATAACCGAACTCCCGGTATCGAGATTGGTGACGCGGGCATAGCTGGGCAATGGCATGGTCGGATGGGCGGCGGAAATACCATATTGGTCATAGACTTCGCCATTGGCGGTGTAGCGACCATGGAAAGCGGAGCCGTACCAGGAAGCAAGCCCGGAAGCTTCATAATTGGGGTTTTCGCGCGGCTTATAAACCTTGCCTGCCACCACGTAGGGGTTCCCGACCAGACGGCGACCGCCGCCTTTTGGCACAGGACCGTTTTCCACCACACGCGGGCTGGCCTTCACGCCATAGGCGGATTCGGCAAAATATTCCTTGCTGCGTTTCTTGGTCGTGCTGACCTTGCTCACATCATGGTTGGCGCCGCAGGACGTCACCGCCACGCCCGCCAGAACAACCCATGCCATCCGAAAACATCCGGACACTGAACGCCGCTGCAAAACCATTTTTACCGTCATCGCATCGACACACCAACCAGGACCGCGACGCGGCCATTGCAAACAATAAATGTCAAATTTCAGTCCCCCGAAATGACACAGGAATGTGCCACAATAGAGATGGGGATAAAATGGCGAAAATGCGATTATGGTTAAGGCGTTAGGAGGAATAGTTCGCGTTATGGTTAATGAAGGGTTAAGCGCAAGCCTTCAAATCGACAACCCTAACCATCATCAGGGAGCACGTCCTGCGCCTCCCGCGGTTATACCGACCGGGTCAGTCCACCATCCACTTTGAGATTTTGGCCGGTGATATAGCCCGCACCTTCGGATGCCAGGAAGGAGACGGTCGCGGCGATCTCGGCACTTGTGCCATATCGCTTCATCGGAACAGCATCCCGGCGCTCTTCGGTCGCGGGCAGGCTGTCGATCCAGCCCGGCAGAACATTGTTCATGCGAATATTGTCAGCAGCATAGGTATCCGCAAAAATCTTCGTATAGGCGGCAAGACCGGCGCGAAATACCGCCGAGGTCGGAAACATCGAAGAGGGCTCAAACGCCCAGGCGGTGGAAATATTGATGATGGCGCCCGATTTTTGCGCCTGCATGATCGGTGTGACGAGACGGACAGGACGAACGACGTTCATCAGATAAACGTCCATGCCCATATGCCATTGCTCGTCAGTGATCTCAATGATCTGGGCGCGCGGACCGTGACCGGCGCTGTTGACCAGCACATCGATCCGACCCCAGGTGTCCATGCTGGTAGCGATCAGACGCGCCAGATCGTCATTGGATTGATTGGACCCTGTTACGCCAATACCACCAAGTTCCCCTGCCAGTGCCTCGCCCTTGCCGGAAGATGACAGGATGGCGACCTTGTAGCCATCGGCAGCAAGACGTCTGGCGCATTCTGCTCCCATGCCGCTTCCACCAGCCGTAACAACAGCAACTTTCTCTGCGGACATGATATCTCTCCCAAGGGCGAACCGGAAAATTATGCAGTCTATACGCTTGGTGAAACGCACAATGCCCTAACGCAGCCCACCGTGATCCGTTCGTGCGGCAGAAACACTGTCGCACGAAACTCGGTATCGACGATACAGCGCCGAAAATCAGCCGACGAATGCCCGCTCGATGACGAATTCGGCTGGCTTATTGTTCGCACCTTCTGTCAGCCCGGCCTTTTCCAGCAGCGCCTTGGTGTCCTTCAACATTGCTGTCGAGCCGCAGATCATTCCACGGTCAATGGCCGGGTCCAGCGCCGGGACGCCGAGGTCGGTAAACAGTTTGCCGCTTTCGATAAGGTCGGTGATCCGGCCCATGAAGGGATAGTCTTCGCGGGTGGCGGTGGCGTAATGCTTCAGCTTGTCGCCGACGATTTCGCTCAGCATCTCATCGGCCTTGATTTCGGAAATCAGGTCGAACCCATATTTCAGCTCGGCGACATCGCGGCAGGTATGCGTGAGGATGACTTCCTCGAACTTCTCATAGGTTTCCGGATCGCGGATCAGGCTGGCGAAGGGTGCAATGCCGGTGCCAGTCGAAAACATATAAAGCCGCTTGCCGGGCGTCAGCGCGTCCAGAACCAGGGTGCCGGTCGGCTTCTTGCGCATCAGCACCCGGTCCCCCGGCTGAATCCGCTGCAAATGCTGGGTCAGCGGGCCGTTCGGCACCTTGATCGAGAAGAATTCCAGTTCCTCATCCCAGGACGGGCTGGCGATGGAATAGGCGCGGTAGAGCGGCTTGCCCTCCACCATCAGGCCGATCATCGCGAACTCGCCCGACCGGAAGCGAAAACCGGCAGGCCGGGTCATCCGGAAGCGAAACAGGTGGTCGGTATAATGCGTCACGCTCAGCACCGTTTCGGCATAGACGCCTTCCGGGACGATCAGTTCGGCATTGTCGGTCTTTGCAGGAGCATTCATCAGCGTTCGGGTCCTTCAAATCTCACGTCGAACTGCCGCGCATCAGGGCGTGTTCGGTCATGCATTATCCGCCTTGGCGGGCCAATTACTGTAAAATCCCACGCATGACCAGAGGCCACACGCGGATGCGATCATAAACCGCAGCAGCGCACGCTTTCCGGGCGATAGAAAGCGTGCAACCGACAGTGAGGCGAGACGCGCAGCAAGGCCATTATTATCTTTCCTTAGAACAGACCGGCCTCAAGACGCAGACCGGCGGCGCCAGCTATAACCACCAACCTCAGCGGCTGGCCGGGCGGTTGGCTGATAGTGATTGGCAATCCCCGGCAGACGCCCCTCTTCCAGCCGTTTCACCGCCACCGCATTGGTCACGGCAAAGCTGTCGAAGCCGGTGCGCAGCATCAGCGGCACCTGATCGATCAGCACGTCGCCCACCGCCCGCAATTCGCCCTGATAACCAAGCCTGTCGCGCAGCAGCGAGGCGTGGCTGAAGCCACGGCCATCGTTATAGGCCGGAAACTTCACGGCAATGATGGCGATGCGATCGAGATGGGGTTTCAGCTTCATCACGTCATCGGCTGGCGCGATCACCACGCCGAGATCGACGGCATTGCTGTCTTCAGCCGCAGCGATAAAGGCGTCCAGCGGCAGAAGTACTTTCTGCCCCTCAGCCGCTTTCACCTCTTCGGTCTCCTCCAGCCAGATGTCCTGCGCGGCGAAACCGGTTTCGGTCCAGATACGGGTCAT contains the following coding sequences:
- a CDS encoding septal ring lytic transglycosylase RlpA family protein, with translation MAWVVLAGVAVTSCGANHDVSKVSTTKKRSKEYFAESAYGVKASPRVVENGPVPKGGGRRLVGNPYVVAGKVYKPRENPNYEASGLASWYGSAFHGRYTANGEVYDQYGISAAHPTMPLPSYARVTNLDTGSSVIVRVNDRGPFHANRLIDLSDKAAELLDVKGHGTAHVKVKYVGPADMTGHDMPYLMASYVRKGQRVPGVDPFGGGQIASGVMVASNAPQQNFFGRFAGPASASAPQPKTAKPVIASAPASAYGSNSYPASASANAPRPVQRQPVAVSRPEPTRVEPARVEQTREWQAPAIASAEPMPQPRNAASTGVARREMAPVVAPQPVRATATRQKPVAAPSNGGLPPGWHVGPAPVTANAYSNPNEG
- a CDS encoding SDR family oxidoreductase, which gives rise to MSAEKVAVVTAGGSGMGAECARRLAADGYKVAILSSSGKGEALAGELGGIGVTGSNQSNDDLARLIATSMDTWGRIDVLVNSAGHGPRAQIIEITDEQWHMGMDVYLMNVVRPVRLVTPIMQAQKSGAIINISTAWAFEPSSMFPTSAVFRAGLAAYTKIFADTYAADNIRMNNVLPGWIDSLPATEERRDAVPMKRYGTSAEIAATVSFLASEGAGYITGQNLKVDGGLTRSV
- a CDS encoding DUF934 domain-containing protein — encoded protein: MTRIWTETGFAAQDIWLEETEEVKAAEGQKVLLPLDAFIAAAEDSNAVDLGVVIAPADDVMKLKPHLDRIAIIAVKFPAYNDGRGFSHASLLRDRLGYQGELRAVGDVLIDQVPLMLRTGFDSFAVTNAVAVKRLEEGRLPGIANHYQPTARPAAEVGGYSWRRRSAS
- the tmk gene encoding dTMP kinase, whose translation is MSVGSGLFVTFEGGEGAGKSTQIRLLANALEPLGFAVVTSREPGGSPCAEALRHVLLSGAAEPFGVEMEAILFAAARNDHVEARLRPALLRGDVVLCDRFMDSSRVYQGATGNLSSAFIERLQAIAVDGVVPDLTIILDLPANIGLARAKNRAGALGEDAPDRFEKEEIAIHERRREAFLAIARAEPARCRVVDARAGIEQIAEEIFAAVKPLLPQNHGRH
- a CDS encoding D-alanyl-D-alanine carboxypeptidase family protein, yielding MLVLLAALFYGIGLQTGAFAQGAAADTSTPAVYASEAKQVLLIEAETGSVLFEKNSDQPFTSASLSKMMVAEVVLDALKSGRLTLSQDFPVSEFAWRTGGAPSRTATMFAAVRSRVPVEALLKGVMVQMANDACLILAEGMAGSEQGFVKLMNERAAALGLKDSHFANATGLPDPGNKVSLKDMITLAQALKTNYPDFYPLYAQPDFEWNKIFQRNRNPLLGQSPGVDGLAAGFAEGEGYSIVASAQQNGVRLYLGLAGSESDKTRQEDAAKALAWGFSAFEKRRLFEAGQVIGEASVYGGEPAQVPLVSPQPVDVYLPVGASDKLEAKVIYPWPLRPGVTQGQQVGHLKVMLGDKVLRDMPLQAASPSTLGSLVKRTRDALVELLFSWV
- a CDS encoding ferredoxin--NADP reductase — its product is MNAPAKTDNAELIVPEGVYAETVLSVTHYTDHLFRFRMTRPAGFRFRSGEFAMIGLMVEGKPLYRAYSIASPSWDEELEFFSIKVPNGPLTQHLQRIQPGDRVLMRKKPTGTLVLDALTPGKRLYMFSTGTGIAPFASLIRDPETYEKFEEVILTHTCRDVAELKYGFDLISEIKADEMLSEIVGDKLKHYATATREDYPFMGRITDLIESGKLFTDLGVPALDPAIDRGMICGSTAMLKDTKALLEKAGLTEGANNKPAEFVIERAFVG